From the genome of Streptacidiphilus rugosus AM-16, one region includes:
- a CDS encoding APC family permease, whose amino-acid sequence MTDILRRPTDGPADSVTLIKAAEPQKLKRSIGVVGGTLLTLSCLTPASSLFVIVPASFASLGTGTALTLVIAIVLCVGVAWCYSELGTLVPSAGGEYAMAGHTVGRFAGWLAFIQALIVVMIVPPVIALGTAQYLSPIVHVDPKLMGAIVMIAATVMGLLDLRANAWITGIFLVLEVVAAGLVAVLGFAHTNRSASVLIHPELPGTHGGVSPVSTGTIIVGLAAALFITQGFSTAVYLAEEMDKPHRTVPRTVLWTLGIGSAVILIPVIAITLGAPSLDALAGGDISGMVTAWSNSAVGTFVSLCIALAIINAAIVMVIQNSRVLYASARDKAWPAPVNRAFSDLSKRYGSPWIATLAVGLPGAALCFANLDTLSLVTGVAVTLLYACVAVAALGARRGKHREAKAFRMPLWPVVPIVILAVLAYVMLQQDTLSLWITGGITAAAALYWVVYLRPRPETRWVITVPEDEKV is encoded by the coding sequence ATGACCGACATCCTGCGCCGCCCCACGGACGGCCCTGCGGATTCCGTGACCTTGATCAAGGCCGCCGAACCGCAGAAGCTCAAGCGTTCCATCGGCGTCGTCGGCGGCACCCTGCTGACGCTCTCCTGCCTGACGCCCGCCTCCTCGCTCTTCGTGATCGTGCCGGCGTCCTTCGCCTCGCTGGGCACCGGCACGGCGCTCACCCTGGTGATCGCGATCGTGCTCTGTGTCGGCGTCGCCTGGTGTTACTCCGAGCTCGGCACCCTGGTCCCCAGCGCCGGCGGCGAGTACGCGATGGCCGGTCACACCGTCGGCCGCTTCGCGGGCTGGCTCGCCTTCATCCAGGCGCTGATCGTCGTGATGATCGTGCCCCCGGTGATCGCCCTGGGCACCGCGCAGTACCTTTCGCCGATCGTGCACGTCGATCCGAAGCTGATGGGCGCGATCGTCATGATCGCCGCCACCGTCATGGGCCTGCTCGACCTGCGGGCCAACGCCTGGATCACCGGCATCTTCCTGGTGCTGGAGGTCGTCGCCGCGGGACTGGTCGCCGTCCTCGGCTTCGCGCACACCAACCGCTCCGCGTCCGTGCTGATCCACCCCGAGCTGCCCGGCACGCACGGCGGCGTCAGCCCGGTCTCCACCGGCACGATCATCGTCGGCCTCGCCGCCGCGCTCTTCATCACCCAGGGCTTCTCCACCGCCGTCTACCTGGCCGAGGAGATGGACAAGCCGCACCGCACCGTCCCGCGCACCGTGCTGTGGACGCTGGGCATCGGCTCCGCCGTCATCCTGATCCCGGTGATCGCGATCACCCTGGGCGCGCCCAGCCTGGACGCCCTGGCCGGTGGCGACATCAGCGGCATGGTGACCGCCTGGAGCAACTCCGCCGTCGGCACCTTCGTCAGCCTCTGCATCGCCCTGGCGATCATCAACGCGGCGATCGTCATGGTCATCCAGAACTCCCGCGTGCTCTACGCCTCGGCCCGTGACAAGGCCTGGCCGGCGCCGGTCAACCGGGCCTTCTCCGACCTGAGCAAGCGCTACGGCTCCCCCTGGATCGCCACCCTGGCCGTCGGCCTCCCCGGCGCGGCCCTGTGCTTCGCCAACCTGGACACCCTCAGCCTGGTCACCGGCGTGGCCGTCACCCTGCTCTACGCCTGCGTCGCCGTCGCCGCCCTGGGCGCCCGCCGCGGCAAGCACAGGGAGGCCAAGGCCTTCCGGATGCCGCTGTGGCCGGTCGTGCCGATCGTCATCCTGGCGGTGCTCGCCTACGTGATGCTGCAGCAGGACACCCTGTCCCTGTGGATCACCGGTGGCATCACCGCGGCGGCCGCCCTGTACTGGGTCGTCTACCTCCGCCCCCGCCCGGAGACCCGCTGGGTCATCACCGTGCCCGAGGACGAGAAGGTCTGA
- the mycP gene encoding type VII secretion-associated serine protease mycosin, which translates to MNRHHRRALAVAACALACTVVPVVPVLPVGGATAALASDGQCHFPADQIPGTPWALQRILLSQLHARYDGRGITVAVIDSGVSDANSQLAGAVKAGQDFLPKSNPPDGGSTDDQVGHGTMVAGVIAARPDPQRRTGFQGLAPGATILAIRQNDGQGHADEKSLAAAVDYAVGHGAQVINISQDLTTQDGKPYEGVTASSPLAVSVRKALAKNVVVVAAAGNENLDLPTYPAALPGVLGVGASDRNDERADGFSETGKSVGVAAPGVDIVSTVPKGGQCVDNGTSFAAPYAAGVAALLREKYPSWTAAQIVARIEQTALRTDAGWNPYIGWGVVDPVAAVTDDSPPEDAPVATPAGPSSASPVHARPLAVGETQQQRDQRTALYAVALGGLGLVVITGAATVIRDSRRRTRPVH; encoded by the coding sequence GTGAACAGGCACCACCGCAGGGCACTGGCGGTCGCCGCCTGCGCCCTCGCGTGCACCGTCGTGCCGGTCGTGCCCGTGCTGCCGGTCGGCGGCGCCACCGCCGCGCTGGCCTCCGACGGGCAGTGTCACTTCCCCGCCGACCAGATCCCCGGCACCCCGTGGGCGCTGCAGCGGATCCTGCTCTCGCAGCTGCACGCCAGGTACGACGGCCGCGGCATCACCGTGGCGGTCATCGACTCCGGGGTCAGCGACGCCAACAGCCAGCTCGCGGGCGCGGTGAAGGCCGGGCAGGACTTCCTGCCGAAGTCGAATCCGCCGGACGGGGGCTCCACCGACGACCAGGTCGGGCACGGCACCATGGTGGCCGGCGTCATCGCCGCCCGCCCCGACCCGCAGCGCCGCACCGGTTTCCAGGGCCTGGCGCCCGGGGCGACGATCCTCGCGATCCGCCAGAACGACGGCCAGGGCCACGCGGACGAGAAGTCCCTCGCGGCGGCGGTCGACTACGCGGTCGGCCACGGCGCCCAGGTGATCAACATCTCGCAGGACCTGACCACCCAGGACGGCAAGCCCTACGAGGGGGTCACCGCGAGCAGTCCGCTGGCGGTGTCCGTCCGCAAGGCGCTGGCCAAGAACGTCGTGGTGGTCGCCGCCGCCGGGAACGAGAACCTGGACCTGCCCACCTATCCGGCGGCGCTTCCCGGGGTGCTGGGCGTGGGCGCGTCCGACCGGAACGACGAGCGCGCCGACGGCTTCTCGGAGACCGGGAAGTCGGTGGGGGTCGCCGCGCCGGGCGTGGACATCGTCTCGACCGTCCCCAAGGGCGGTCAGTGCGTCGACAACGGCACCAGCTTCGCCGCGCCCTACGCGGCCGGGGTGGCCGCGCTGCTGCGCGAGAAGTACCCCAGCTGGACGGCCGCGCAGATCGTCGCCCGGATCGAGCAGACCGCGCTGCGCACCGACGCGGGCTGGAACCCGTACATCGGCTGGGGCGTCGTCGACCCGGTCGCCGCCGTCACGGACGACTCCCCACCGGAGGACGCCCCGGTGGCCACACCCGCCGGTCCCTCCTCGGCCTCCCCGGTCCACGCCCGCCCGCTCGCCGTCGGCGAGACCCAGCAGCAGCGCGACCAGCGCACCGCGCTCTACGCGGTGGCGCTGGGCGGCCTCGGGCTCGTGGTGATCACCGGCGCGGCCACCGTCATCCGCGACAGCCGCCGCCGTACCCGTCCGGTGCACTGA
- a CDS encoding WXG100 family type VII secretion target: MSDSGQILVSFGSVSQAASDVRQTAAKVQQQLDDLRAGVQRIAQSWEGKAQEGYQARQREWDSAAADLHSVLVQIAGALDSAGQNYQATENRNAQLWG, from the coding sequence ATGAGCGACTCCGGTCAGATCCTTGTCAGTTTCGGCAGCGTGTCCCAGGCTGCCTCGGACGTCCGCCAGACGGCCGCCAAGGTCCAGCAGCAGCTCGACGACCTGCGTGCCGGCGTGCAGCGCATCGCGCAGTCCTGGGAGGGCAAGGCGCAGGAGGGCTACCAGGCCCGCCAGCGCGAGTGGGACAGCGCCGCCGCCGACCTGCACTCCGTGCTGGTCCAGATCGCCGGTGCGCTCGACAGCGCCGGCCAGAACTACCAGGCGACCGAGAACCGCAACGCCCAGCTCTGGGGCTGA
- a CDS encoding WXG100 family type VII secretion target: MSGQFRTTADEMRAFSARIAEVNSQIQQELNSLNNVVSSVTSGWKGQAATAYQQLQQKWNEDAAKLNKVLSEIKDAIDNTSQQYTATEQEQHSGLSKITSALG, encoded by the coding sequence ATGTCGGGTCAGTTCAGGACTACCGCAGATGAGATGCGGGCCTTCTCGGCCCGCATCGCCGAGGTCAACTCCCAGATCCAGCAGGAGCTGAACTCGCTGAACAACGTCGTCAGCTCGGTCACCTCGGGCTGGAAGGGCCAGGCGGCCACGGCGTACCAGCAGCTGCAGCAGAAGTGGAACGAGGACGCCGCCAAGCTGAACAAGGTGCTCAGCGAGATCAAGGACGCGATCGACAACACCTCGCAGCAGTACACCGCGACGGAGCAGGAGCAGCACTCGGGGCTGAGCAAGATCACCTCGGCGCTCGGCTGA
- the eccB gene encoding type VII secretion protein EccB: MASRRNELSAYTFARKRTVAAFLQPSGGGNVEDAPRALRAVVPSLVLGAVAVAAFGAYGMLRPSAPHGWQTANAVIVDKQTTTRYVMLDGVLHPVLNMSSARLLLSGNSGVQYIDDSVLNSPQVQHGPTIGIPYAPDSLPTAADAGVAKTWAACERSDATATDGVAQKLFVLGGAQAALVHSHGRLTSGQALYVQTADGVGYLVDASGVSHELVASAKDARKLAVAAFGASAGRPQQVTSAWLKTLVPGDPISLPRADIQEFGKPYHGPDVGAGDRRVGDLLKVTDTSGGVLHYVLLQDGPHKISDFALGLVGAMHLSTAEIPVSQYKLLNSNLVTPFESGKDWPQAAVSQANLDVSAGAMASCAVYDGVMNQNGPKLGVWLGADFPVNQNSGTAGVYVTPGTGLLLQAVNGGAGGGGKVYLLTDTGLRYPVQMNSDGNGAPASGGSNGSADAAGAAGSAGAAGANGQSDTAAARLGYGRTGPNPVPLGWADLVPSGPALTKDAAEQQQGS; the protein is encoded by the coding sequence ATGGCATCACGCCGAAATGAGCTCAGCGCCTACACGTTCGCGCGCAAGCGCACCGTGGCGGCGTTTCTGCAGCCGAGCGGCGGCGGAAACGTGGAGGACGCGCCGAGGGCGCTGCGGGCGGTCGTGCCGAGCCTGGTGCTGGGAGCGGTGGCGGTCGCGGCCTTCGGCGCGTACGGGATGCTGCGGCCCTCCGCGCCGCACGGCTGGCAGACGGCGAACGCGGTCATCGTGGACAAGCAGACGACGACCCGGTACGTGATGCTCGACGGGGTCCTGCACCCGGTGCTCAACATGTCCTCGGCCAGGCTCCTGCTCAGCGGTAACTCAGGCGTCCAGTACATCGACGACTCGGTGCTCAACTCCCCGCAGGTCCAGCACGGTCCGACCATCGGCATCCCCTACGCCCCGGACAGCCTGCCCACGGCCGCCGACGCCGGGGTGGCCAAGACCTGGGCGGCGTGCGAGCGTTCGGACGCCACCGCGACGGACGGCGTGGCCCAGAAGCTGTTCGTGCTGGGCGGCGCGCAGGCCGCGCTGGTCCACAGTCACGGACGGCTGACGTCCGGCCAGGCGCTGTACGTGCAGACCGCGGACGGGGTCGGCTACCTGGTCGACGCCTCCGGGGTCTCGCACGAACTGGTCGCGAGCGCGAAGGACGCGCGGAAGCTGGCCGTCGCCGCGTTCGGTGCGTCGGCCGGACGCCCCCAGCAGGTGACCTCGGCGTGGCTGAAGACGCTGGTCCCCGGCGACCCGATCTCGCTGCCCCGCGCGGACATCCAGGAGTTCGGCAAGCCGTACCACGGGCCCGACGTCGGCGCCGGCGACCGGCGCGTGGGCGACCTGCTCAAGGTGACCGACACCAGCGGCGGCGTGCTGCACTACGTGCTGCTCCAGGACGGTCCGCACAAGATCTCCGACTTCGCCCTCGGTCTGGTCGGCGCCATGCACCTGAGCACGGCGGAGATCCCGGTCAGTCAGTACAAGCTGCTCAACTCCAATCTGGTCACCCCCTTCGAGTCGGGCAAGGACTGGCCGCAGGCCGCGGTCAGCCAGGCCAACCTCGACGTGAGCGCCGGCGCGATGGCGAGCTGCGCCGTCTACGACGGCGTGATGAACCAGAACGGCCCGAAGCTCGGGGTCTGGCTCGGCGCCGACTTCCCGGTGAACCAGAACTCGGGCACCGCGGGTGTCTACGTGACCCCCGGCACCGGGCTGCTGCTGCAGGCGGTCAACGGCGGCGCGGGCGGCGGCGGCAAGGTCTACCTGCTGACCGACACCGGTCTGCGCTACCCCGTGCAGATGAACAGCGACGGCAACGGGGCCCCGGCGTCGGGCGGTTCGAACGGTTCGGCGGACGCGGCGGGGGCGGCAGGATCGGCGGGCGCGGCGGGCGCGAACGGTCAGAGCGACACCGCCGCGGCCAGGCTCGGCTACGGCCGGACCGGCCCGAACCCGGTGCCGCTCGGCTGGGCGGACCTGGTCCCCTCCGGTCCCGCGCTGACGAAGGACGCGGCCGAACAGCAGCAGGGCTCCTGA
- the eccE gene encoding type VII secretion protein EccE gives MPSQTASRHAPSGSGAGRPRTSNAVPDGPTAQSARGDVTVRLRPRPGRLGPVRLVTLVLVEAVAAAALIGWVHGRIALIAGGLVGVLLLLAALLRFGGLSLADMLRARAALRRRIRRAALAPHGPDVDPVLTPVLECEPALRVVTHTIDADGGAGRRERREIGMVGDGTFLSALIQVEAPDRPLRPQAGAVPLPLALLAQGLRADDVVLDAVQLVQYAQPAPAPHLPEQALAARAYRELPSGPSTPGLRLTWVAVRLDPELCRSAVAARGGGEGGARRALQRGVDQLASRLVEAGLRATVLDTAQVTAAIGTAVCPNPVAVTHGRGSSGAGATEGSAPRRTVETAKSWRCDDRWHRSYWIGQWPRLNPAATTELVSVLTGTPALGSCFALTLRESGGGAVALSGHVRITARGESELTTAARQLETRARSAGAGLVRLELEQVPGVLATLPLGGTR, from the coding sequence ATGCCCAGTCAGACCGCCTCGCGCCACGCGCCGTCAGGGTCGGGCGCAGGCCGCCCGCGCACCTCGAACGCCGTGCCGGACGGGCCCACGGCGCAGTCCGCCCGCGGCGACGTCACGGTCCGCCTGCGGCCGCGGCCCGGACGGCTCGGGCCGGTGCGCCTGGTGACGCTGGTCCTGGTCGAGGCGGTCGCCGCGGCCGCGCTGATCGGGTGGGTGCACGGCCGGATCGCGCTGATCGCGGGCGGTCTGGTGGGCGTACTGCTGCTGCTCGCCGCCCTGCTGCGCTTCGGCGGCCTCTCGCTCGCCGACATGCTGCGCGCCCGTGCGGCCCTGCGCCGACGGATCCGTCGGGCGGCTCTCGCGCCCCACGGTCCCGACGTGGACCCGGTGCTGACGCCGGTGCTGGAGTGCGAGCCCGCGCTGCGCGTGGTGACGCACACCATAGACGCGGACGGCGGCGCGGGCCGCCGTGAGCGCCGCGAGATCGGCATGGTCGGCGACGGGACCTTCCTCAGCGCGCTGATCCAGGTCGAGGCCCCGGACCGGCCGCTGCGTCCGCAGGCGGGCGCGGTGCCGCTGCCGCTCGCCCTGCTCGCCCAGGGCCTGCGCGCGGACGACGTGGTGCTCGACGCCGTGCAACTGGTGCAGTACGCCCAGCCCGCACCGGCACCCCACCTGCCCGAGCAGGCGCTGGCCGCACGCGCGTACCGGGAACTGCCGAGCGGCCCCTCCACCCCGGGGCTGCGGCTCACCTGGGTCGCCGTCAGGCTCGACCCGGAGCTGTGCCGCAGCGCCGTGGCCGCGCGGGGCGGCGGCGAGGGCGGCGCCCGCAGGGCGCTGCAACGCGGGGTGGACCAGCTCGCCAGCCGCCTGGTCGAGGCCGGGCTGCGCGCGACCGTGCTGGACACCGCGCAGGTCACCGCGGCGATCGGCACCGCCGTCTGCCCCAACCCCGTCGCCGTCACGCACGGCCGGGGCTCCTCCGGTGCGGGCGCGACGGAGGGCTCGGCGCCCCGTCGTACCGTCGAGACCGCCAAGTCCTGGCGCTGCGACGACCGCTGGCACCGCAGCTACTGGATCGGACAGTGGCCCAGGCTCAACCCGGCCGCCACCACCGAGCTGGTGAGCGTGCTGACCGGCACCCCGGCGCTGGGCAGCTGCTTCGCACTGACCCTGCGCGAGTCGGGCGGCGGCGCGGTCGCGCTGAGCGGCCATGTCCGGATCACCGCCCGCGGCGAGAGCGAACTGACGACTGCCGCACGGCAGTTGGAGACCCGTGCGCGCAGCGCCGGGGCCGGGTTGGTCCGGCTGGAACTGGAACAGGTGCCCGGCGTCCTCGCGACGCTGCCGCTCGGGGGGACACGCTGA
- a CDS encoding nucleotide-binding protein codes for MTSDRDNVYAGDQTPDEDEEWSDAPDYTPPAWYMQNAPQVGGPAPAAVPHQGGFPPSPAAPAGETGAQPGAYAPPAGPPPQISGTSYGAPGTPGVPPQPPAPGIPSQAVPQPAPVPAPFAPPTATSGEEPAAAPFPAPTAPASDEAVEAEHHDPTAGEPPVVAPTPAAPNEPGSLGGQAPVPAPDVVDEAPHLSASDESGPGAPVDERVPSPATPSFGVPLDPQGMPGPAAAALEAGPGSSGDAQPQRPVPQDAVQDLPSFGPPATPTPEADHGTAEARDQAAPFGAHTPYPAAPGQPPFGAPGAMPEPADQVPPFGTQPPYPAAPGLPPFGPPAGTGGYGVPGDAQPPYPAAPGRPPFGAPGAALPEAADQAAPGEAYPPYPTAPAPAGQPPYGPPAGAAGYGMPGDAQSPHPAPPGQPPFGAPEAGYSAGAPTENPYRPATPPAAHPEQPVHPAAPPAAGQAQPNPWATPPQAWGSGQAQPVAQGAPLGYTAAVELSSDRLLRNQPPERRQGANRFRLGGKAAEVDRQQKLAVIRTPVMTSYKIAVISLKGGVGKTTTTTALGSTLASERQDKVIAIDANPDAGTLGRRVRRETGATIRDLVTAIPHLRSYMDVRRYTSQASSGLEILANDVDPAVSTTFNDEDYRRVIGFLGQQYPIILTDSGTGLLYSAMRGVLDLADQLIVVSTPSVDGASSASTTLDWLTAHGYADLVQRSITVVSGVRETSKMIKIDDIVAHFQTRCRGVVVVPFDEHLAAGAEVDLNRMKPKTREAYFNLAALVASDFARIQPQPIGWQQPPVPPQQPQHDPYGQQQPASPPPAGGYPPQQPYDPRQQWGSYGYPPPQQ; via the coding sequence GTGACGAGCGATCGCGACAACGTCTACGCGGGCGACCAGACGCCCGACGAGGACGAGGAGTGGTCGGACGCACCTGACTACACGCCTCCCGCCTGGTACATGCAGAACGCCCCCCAGGTCGGCGGACCCGCACCCGCAGCCGTCCCCCACCAGGGCGGTTTCCCACCGTCACCCGCCGCTCCTGCGGGTGAAACCGGCGCGCAGCCCGGCGCGTACGCGCCCCCGGCCGGGCCGCCGCCGCAGATCAGCGGCACCTCCTACGGCGCGCCCGGCACGCCCGGGGTGCCGCCGCAGCCGCCCGCGCCCGGCATCCCCTCGCAGGCCGTCCCGCAGCCCGCGCCGGTCCCGGCCCCCTTCGCGCCCCCGACCGCAACGAGCGGCGAGGAGCCCGCTGCCGCGCCCTTCCCTGCGCCCACCGCGCCCGCGTCCGACGAGGCGGTCGAGGCGGAGCACCACGATCCGACGGCGGGCGAGCCCCCCGTGGTCGCGCCGACTCCGGCCGCCCCGAACGAGCCGGGCTCTCTCGGCGGCCAGGCTCCCGTTCCCGCGCCCGACGTGGTCGACGAGGCCCCGCACCTGTCCGCATCCGACGAGTCGGGCCCCGGCGCGCCGGTCGACGAGCGGGTCCCGTCCCCGGCGACGCCGAGCTTCGGCGTCCCGCTGGACCCGCAGGGCATGCCCGGTCCGGCCGCGGCGGCGCTCGAGGCGGGCCCGGGTTCGTCGGGCGACGCGCAGCCACAGCGTCCCGTCCCGCAGGACGCCGTCCAGGACCTGCCGTCCTTCGGCCCGCCCGCAACGCCGACGCCGGAGGCCGACCACGGCACGGCCGAGGCCCGCGACCAGGCCGCGCCGTTCGGCGCGCACACCCCGTACCCCGCCGCACCCGGCCAACCGCCGTTCGGGGCGCCCGGAGCGATGCCGGAGCCCGCCGACCAGGTCCCGCCGTTCGGCACGCAGCCGCCGTACCCCGCCGCACCGGGCCTGCCGCCCTTCGGGCCGCCCGCGGGCACCGGCGGTTACGGTGTGCCCGGCGACGCCCAGCCCCCGTACCCCGCCGCACCGGGCCGGCCGCCGTTCGGCGCGCCCGGAGCGGCGCTGCCGGAGGCCGCCGACCAGGCCGCGCCCGGCGAGGCGTACCCGCCGTACCCCACCGCGCCCGCCCCGGCCGGCCAACCGCCCTACGGGCCGCCCGCAGGTGCCGCCGGTTACGGCATGCCCGGCGACGCCCAGTCCCCGCACCCCGCCCCGCCCGGCCAACCGCCGTTCGGGGCGCCGGAAGCCGGCTACTCGGCCGGCGCGCCGACCGAGAACCCCTACCGCCCCGCCACGCCGCCGGCCGCCCACCCCGAGCAGCCGGTCCACCCGGCCGCGCCGCCCGCCGCCGGTCAGGCACAGCCGAACCCGTGGGCCACGCCGCCGCAGGCCTGGGGTAGTGGCCAGGCGCAGCCGGTCGCGCAGGGAGCACCGCTGGGCTACACGGCCGCCGTGGAGCTCTCCTCCGACCGTCTGCTGCGCAACCAGCCGCCCGAGCGGCGTCAGGGCGCGAACCGGTTCCGCCTGGGCGGCAAGGCGGCCGAGGTCGACCGCCAGCAGAAGCTCGCCGTCATCCGCACCCCGGTGATGACCAGCTACAAGATCGCGGTCATCAGCCTGAAGGGCGGCGTCGGCAAGACGACCACCACGACCGCGCTGGGTTCCACGCTCGCCAGCGAGCGCCAGGACAAGGTCATCGCCATCGACGCGAACCCGGACGCCGGCACCCTCGGCCGCCGCGTGCGCCGCGAGACCGGCGCGACGATCCGCGACCTGGTCACCGCGATCCCGCATCTGCGCAGCTACATGGACGTGCGCCGGTACACCTCGCAGGCGAGCAGCGGCCTGGAGATACTCGCGAACGACGTCGACCCCGCCGTCTCGACGACGTTCAACGACGAGGACTACCGCCGGGTCATCGGGTTCCTCGGGCAGCAGTACCCGATCATCCTGACCGACTCGGGCACCGGCCTGCTCTACAGCGCGATGCGCGGCGTGCTGGACCTCGCCGACCAGCTGATCGTCGTCTCGACGCCGAGCGTCGACGGCGCCAGCAGCGCCAGCACCACGCTGGACTGGCTCACCGCCCACGGCTACGCGGACCTGGTCCAGCGCAGCATCACCGTGGTGTCCGGCGTCCGCGAGACCTCGAAGATGATCAAGATCGACGACATCGTCGCGCACTTCCAGACGCGCTGCCGGGGCGTCGTGGTCGTCCCCTTCGACGAGCACCTGGCCGCCGGGGCCGAGGTGGACCTCAACCGGATGAAGCCGAAGACCCGCGAGGCGTACTTCAACCTCGCCGCGCTGGTCGCGTCGGACTTCGCCCGCATCCAGCCGCAGCCGATCGGCTGGCAGCAGCCTCCGGTGCCGCCGCAGCAACCGCAGCACGACCCGTACGGGCAGCAGCAGCCGGCGTCGCCGCCCCCGGCCGGCGGGTACCCGCCGCAGCAGCCCTACGACCCGCGCCAGCAGTGGGGCTCCTACGGCTACCCGCCGCCCCAGCAGTAG
- a CDS encoding bifunctional riboflavin kinase/FAD synthetase encodes MQRWRGLEEVPEDWGRSVVTIGSFDGVHQGHQLIIGHAVSRARELGARSVVVTFDPHPSEVVRPGSHPPLLAPHHRRADLMGELGVDAVLVLPFTAAFSQVSAEDFVRQVLVDGLHAQVVVEGPNFRFGHRAAGNVELLAELGERFDFTVDVLDLQISGTAGGGAPYSSTLARRLVAEGDVTGAAEVLGRPHQVEGTVVRGAQRGRELGFPTANVATLPHTAIPADGVYAGWLTVNQERMPAAISVGTNPTFDGTERTVEAYAIDRVGLDLYGMHAAVEFFAYLRGMEKFDTIDALLDRMADDVKRARELTDGV; translated from the coding sequence GTGCAGCGCTGGCGTGGCCTGGAGGAAGTTCCGGAGGACTGGGGGCGATCCGTCGTCACCATCGGGTCCTTCGACGGGGTGCACCAGGGCCACCAACTGATCATCGGCCATGCCGTGTCGCGCGCCCGCGAGCTCGGTGCGCGCTCCGTCGTGGTCACCTTCGACCCGCACCCGAGCGAGGTCGTCCGGCCCGGCAGCCACCCGCCGCTGCTCGCGCCGCACCACCGCCGCGCGGACCTGATGGGCGAACTCGGCGTCGACGCCGTCCTGGTGCTGCCCTTCACCGCCGCCTTCTCGCAGGTCTCCGCCGAGGACTTCGTCCGTCAGGTGCTGGTCGACGGACTGCACGCGCAGGTCGTCGTGGAGGGCCCGAACTTCCGTTTCGGTCACCGCGCGGCCGGGAACGTCGAGCTGCTGGCCGAGCTCGGCGAGCGCTTCGACTTCACCGTCGACGTGCTGGACCTGCAGATCAGCGGTACCGCGGGAGGCGGCGCGCCGTACTCCTCGACGCTGGCCAGACGTCTGGTCGCCGAGGGCGACGTGACCGGCGCCGCCGAGGTGCTGGGCCGCCCGCACCAGGTCGAGGGCACCGTGGTGCGCGGCGCCCAGCGCGGCAGGGAGCTCGGCTTCCCGACCGCCAACGTGGCCACCCTCCCGCACACCGCGATCCCCGCCGACGGCGTCTACGCGGGCTGGCTGACGGTGAATCAGGAGCGGATGCCCGCAGCCATCTCGGTCGGCACCAACCCGACCTTCGACGGCACCGAGCGCACCGTCGAGGCCTACGCGATCGACCGGGTGGGCCTGGACCTGTACGGGATGCACGCCGCCGTCGAGTTCTTCGCCTACCTGCGCGGCATGGAGAAGTTCGACACGATCGACGCCCTGCTCGACCGGATGGCCGACGACGTGAAGCGGGCCCGCGAGCTGACCGACGGCGTCTGA